From the genome of Pseudomonas yamanorum, one region includes:
- a CDS encoding lysozyme inhibitor LprI family protein yields MKSIFLALALIATGVHAAEDTDNTPCDGIENDKQTLECATYNKTTAEQLLKDNYQGLLERMGSTYGSNKTQLADITARLKDAQQKWEKLRDADCAVDTFPAVAGSKDYAIQQNDCLARMSDERSEFLESIGQE; encoded by the coding sequence ATGAAATCGATTTTCCTGGCTTTGGCACTCATCGCAACCGGCGTACACGCCGCTGAAGACACCGATAACACGCCTTGCGATGGCATCGAGAACGACAAGCAAACCCTGGAATGCGCCACCTACAACAAAACCACCGCCGAGCAACTGCTCAAGGATAACTACCAGGGGCTGCTGGAACGCATGGGTTCGACCTATGGCAGCAACAAGACGCAGCTGGCAGACATTACCGCTCGTCTGAAGGATGCCCAGCAGAAGTGGGAAAAGTTACGCGACGCGGATTGCGCCGTGGATACCTTCCCGGCGGTGGCGGGAAGCAAGGATTATGCGATCCAGCAGAATGATTGCCTGGCGCGGATGAGTGATGAACGGTCGGAGTTTTTGGAGTCGATTGGGCAGGAATAA
- a CDS encoding dipeptidase — protein sequence MSPAELHADSIVIDGLIIAKWNRDLFEDMRKGGLTAANCTVSVWEGFQATINNIVASQTLIRENSDLVIPVKTTADIRRAKEQGKTGIIFGFQNAHAFEDQLGYVEIFKQLGVGVVQMCYNTQNLVGTGCYERDGGLSGFGREVVAEMNRVGIMCDLSHVGSKTSEEVILESKKPVCYSHCLPSGLKEHPRNKSDEELKFIADHGGFVGVTMFAPFLAKGIDSTIDDYAEAIEYTMNIVGEDAIGIGTDFTQGHGQDFFEMLTHDKGYARRLTSFGKIINPLGIRTVGEFPNLTETLLKRGHPERVVRKIMGENWVNVLKDVWGE from the coding sequence ATGAGCCCAGCCGAATTGCACGCCGACAGCATCGTTATCGACGGGCTGATCATTGCCAAGTGGAACCGCGACCTGTTCGAAGACATGCGCAAGGGTGGCCTCACGGCTGCCAACTGCACGGTGTCGGTCTGGGAAGGGTTCCAGGCCACCATTAACAACATCGTGGCCAGCCAGACCCTGATTCGCGAAAACAGTGACCTGGTGATCCCGGTGAAAACCACCGCCGATATCCGTCGCGCCAAGGAACAGGGCAAGACCGGCATCATCTTCGGCTTCCAGAACGCCCATGCATTTGAAGACCAACTCGGCTATGTCGAGATCTTCAAGCAGCTCGGGGTTGGCGTGGTGCAGATGTGCTACAACACCCAGAACCTGGTGGGCACCGGCTGCTATGAGCGTGACGGCGGCCTGTCGGGCTTCGGTCGCGAGGTCGTCGCCGAGATGAACCGCGTGGGCATCATGTGCGACCTGTCCCACGTGGGTTCCAAGACATCCGAAGAAGTCATCCTCGAATCGAAAAAGCCGGTGTGCTACTCCCACTGCCTGCCGTCGGGCCTTAAAGAGCACCCGCGCAACAAGTCCGATGAAGAGCTGAAGTTCATCGCCGACCACGGCGGCTTTGTCGGCGTGACCATGTTCGCGCCGTTCCTCGCGAAGGGCATCGACTCGACCATCGACGACTACGCCGAAGCCATCGAATACACCATGAACATCGTGGGCGAAGACGCCATCGGCATCGGCACCGACTTCACCCAGGGCCATGGCCAGGATTTCTTCGAAATGCTGACCCACGACAAGGGCTACGCCCGCCGCCTGACCAGCTTCGGCAAGATCATCAACCCGCTGGGCATCCGCACCGTGGGCGAGTTCCCCAACCTCACCGAGACCCTGCTCAAGCGCGGCCATCCCGAGCGCGTGGTGCGCAAGATCATGGGCGAAAACTGGGTCAACGTCTTGAAGGACGTTTGGGGCGAATAA
- a CDS encoding DUF5943 domain-containing protein, with translation MAKIAPQLPIEVDSETGVWTSDALPMLYVPRHFFVNNHMGIEEVLGADAYAEILYKAGYKSAWHWCEKEAECHGLEGVAVFEHYMKRLSQRGWGLFKIQDIDLDKGTASVKLEHSAFVYVYGKVGRKVDYMFTGWFAGAMDQILEARGSKIRTVAQQVYGGSEEGHDDGLFTVKPL, from the coding sequence ATGGCCAAGATCGCCCCTCAATTGCCTATCGAAGTCGACAGCGAAACCGGTGTCTGGACGTCCGACGCCCTGCCGATGCTGTACGTGCCTCGCCATTTCTTCGTCAACAACCACATGGGGATCGAAGAAGTCCTGGGCGCCGACGCCTACGCCGAGATCCTCTACAAGGCCGGCTACAAATCCGCCTGGCACTGGTGTGAAAAAGAAGCTGAATGCCACGGCCTGGAAGGCGTCGCGGTGTTCGAGCACTACATGAAGCGCCTGTCGCAGCGCGGTTGGGGCCTGTTCAAGATCCAGGACATCGACCTCGATAAAGGCACGGCCAGCGTCAAGCTCGAGCACTCGGCATTCGTCTACGTGTACGGCAAGGTCGGGCGCAAGGTCGACTACATGTTCACCGGCTGGTTTGCCGGTGCGATGGACCAGATTCTCGAAGCCCGCGGCAGCAAGATCCGCACCGTTGCGCAACAGGTCTACGGCGGCTCCGAAGAGGGCCACGACGACGGCCTGTT